Part of the Aquimarina sp. MAR_2010_214 genome is shown below.
TTAGAACATTTAGTATTCCGTTTTGATAAAGAAATTGAAGAATAAACAACAATCTACAAGGTTAGAAACTAATTTGATGTAAACACCTAATCTTTAACTTGTGTAAACCATCTATCTTAACGAACATACACAAAAGCAAACTAAAATTCAATTATAATTCTTAACCTTTTCAAAAAAAAATCTATTAAAAAGTAAGAAAGTCGCAAAAAAATTTGACTCTAACGTTACGTCATACCATAAGTTTGTATTATAAATAATTATTCAATGCAGAAATATACAGCAAAAGGGTTATCTGATATAGCAGGTGTAAGCGTACGAACCTTGCATTATTATGATAAGATCGGATTACTAAAACCTGCAATACGTACAGAGGCCAGGTACAGATTGTATGGAGAAAATGAGTTATTGAAGCTTCAACAAATTTTATTTTTCAAAGAACTCGATTTTCCTTTAAAAGAAATTCTAGACATTTTAATCGACCCTGAATTTGATTTAATAAAAGCACTTGAGAGTCATGCACAGGCCCTTGTTTTGAAGCAGAAAAGAATTTCTGAAATGCTGAATACCATTGAAAAAACAATGTTAAACTTAAAAGGAAAAAAGATGATTACAGATGATGAATTATATGATGGTTTTACAAAGGAAGAAACGAATAAAAATCGCAAAGAAACCATCGAAAAGTACGGTGTGGAAGCATTAGAAAAAAGTGAAGCGTATCTTAAGAAACTTACGAAAGAGCAACTTGAGGCTTTAAAAAATGAACAAAAAGAAATCTTCAAAGCATTATTTGAAATTTCTAACCAGGAACCTGAAAGTAAAACGGTGCAACTAGAAGTAGCTAGACACTATAAAAACACCAGAAAATTTTGGGGAACTGACGGTTCTTCAAATTCTCAATGGAGAGACTATAAAGGGCTTGGTGAGCTTTATATAACGGATGAACGATTCACAAAAATTGATGGAAAAGTGCAGCCGGATTTTGCTATATTTCTTTCAAAAGCAATGACTTATTTTGCAAATTCACAGCTGAAATAATTAAACATGGTGGAAGAATACTCAATTGTAAAGTATCTTCCGCCTTTTTTTGACAAATTATAGAATACACATTTGTTCATTACTATCACAATAAAGATACTATATTATGAAAAAAATTATTTACTATGTTGCAAGCTCATTAGATGGTTTTATTGCAGGAAAAAATGATGATATCAGTAAATTTATTCTTCAAGGAAGAGGAGTTGAAAAATATCAATCTGACCTTACCAAATTCGACACCGTAATTATGGGACGTAAAACTTATGAATTCGGTTATCAATATGGGCTTAAACCAGGACAGCCTGCTTACCCTAATATGGAACATCATATCTTCTCTAATTCATTAAAGATAGACAATCTCTCAAAAGTTGTTAAAATCGAAAAAATAGATACCGATAGAGTAAACGAAATTCGACAAAATGCAAAGACTGATATTTATCTGTGTGGTGGCGGACAATTTGCAGGTTGGTTATTGGAAAATGGCTTAATTGATCAGTTAAAACTTAAGTTGAATCCTGTAGTATTAGGAAGTGGAACAAAATTGTTCGGAACTTCATCGACTAATGAAAGTTGGGTGCTTACTGACAAAGAATCCTTTTCTGATGGCCTCCAAATATTAACTTATGACAAGAAAAGATAAAAGTACTAGTCACAACAATGGATATAGTTACTTGGAGTTTTAATGCTAAGCCCAAAGTTTTGAGCTATTAAACCAAATCCGTCAAATCCTTTAGATTACCCGACAGAGAAATGTGAAATACAAACATTTTGTTCGCTTTTATACGTTTTAAAAATTATAAATTAGTGTAGAAAAAGTTGATGACCTGGTAACAATATGATCTGCCATGACATATATTAAACAATAGCCACAAGTTAATGAACAAACTAATTCAAATGAAAAATAGTAAATCAAAATGATATGGAAGTACTAAAAATTACTTTGTTCTTTATTTTTATTATAAAACCTATTTCTATTATAGCTCAAGAAAAAAACGAACATTTTTTGATAAAGACTGAATATTTAGTTTCCTTACCTAACAAATACAAAAATGATGTAAATCAAAAATTCCCAGTACTTATTTTTTTACACGGATCAAGGGAAAATTCAAATTTATCAAAAGTGAAAAATGATTTTTTGCCTTTGAGATTCGCTAAAAATAGAAACTTACCTCTAATTCTTGTTTCCCCTGTAAATTCTTATAATAAATGGAGTGTTGACCTCCTTAATAAGTTGTTAGATGATGTTATTGATAAATATAATGTAGATGAAAATAGAATCTACCTTAGTGGTCATAGCCTAGGAGCTTGGGGTGCTTGGGATTGGGCCCAGGAAAATCCTGAAAGATTTGCCGCAGTTGCACCTATTTCAGGTTGTTCCCGTGGAGATATAAAAGCCCCATGGAAATTAAGGCATCTTCCTATTTGGGTATTTCACGGAGAAAACGATGAAAATACAAATGTAAATTGTAACATTAATACAGTTAAACGGATAAACAAATACGATGGAAAAACAAAAATTACGATATACCCTGATGTTGGTCATGATATTTGGGAATTACCATTTGCAAAAAACAATCTAATAGAGTGGTTATTATATCAAAGTAAAACTAAAAATATTCCAAAACGTAGTCAGTTAGATCCAAATATTTATGAAAAATATACTGGCCGATATACATTTGTTGATAATATAAAAGACACGATACAAGTTATTTATATGAATAATAAATTACATTTAAAACTTCAAGACAAAAATCCAATTTCTTTATCTTCAGAATCAAAGACTAAATTTTATGTAGACCCAGAACCTTGGGCGGGCATTGAATTTGTTATTGAAGATAATCTAGTGATTGGATTAAAACTACTTGAACACAAACTCAAGACCTATTCTAAATTAAATAGACACCATTAGTATAATCCAAATAAAGTCGTGAGTTTTAATGTGAAAATATTTCTTAAACAGCCACACAGCATGTATATTCATCATTACCCACAATAAGATTAAACAATGAAATTTTTAAACTACGAATAGTTGCTAAAACTATAGTTATTTCTCTCACTACACTTTGTTTTCCTAAGGCATGATCTGGGAAAAGACAGTATTGCAATTTTTGTATCCGGAGGAGGTAGGTGTCAGATAGGAAATGAAAAATATATTGAACATTTAGACTTTTGCAATTATAGAGAATGGGAAAACAATACATTTGAGTTTGAATATGAAATTATAGGTGATACACTAACCACAATAGGAATTGAAAAAGTAGAGTCCCTCAATATAGATCGTTTTAATATAGAACAGTATATTCGTTTGAAATAGAATAAGATTTTTGTAGAATGTTTTTCAACTTAAAATAGGTAGAGTAAAATAATGAATAAAACTCAAATTTATCTAATACATGGATATACCGCCTCCAAAACCTCAAATTGGTTTCCATCATTTAAAAAAGAATTACAAAGCGCAAATGTAGAAGTCACTATTCTTGATATGCCTAATTCGAAAGCCCCTCAATTTTATGAATGGGCTAATTATATGGAAAAATCAATACCGAAGTATGATGAAAACACTATTTTTATTGGACATAGTTTAGGTTGTGTAACGTTATTAAATTATTTGAATACTAATCGATTAGGCGCTGTTAAAGGTCTTTTTTTGGTTTCGGGATTTGTAGAAGAAACACCTATTCCCGAATTATCTCAATTTGTGCAACCAAAATTGGATTATGATTATATTAATAATCTAACACAAAATCGCATAGCCCTATCTGCAATAGATGACGACATTGTTCCTTATGATTATTCAAAAAGAATGGCTAAAAAGTTGAAAGCAACA
Proteins encoded:
- a CDS encoding MerR family transcriptional regulator; protein product: MQKYTAKGLSDIAGVSVRTLHYYDKIGLLKPAIRTEARYRLYGENELLKLQQILFFKELDFPLKEILDILIDPEFDLIKALESHAQALVLKQKRISEMLNTIEKTMLNLKGKKMITDDELYDGFTKEETNKNRKETIEKYGVEALEKSEAYLKKLTKEQLEALKNEQKEIFKALFEISNQEPESKTVQLEVARHYKNTRKFWGTDGSSNSQWRDYKGLGELYITDERFTKIDGKVQPDFAIFLSKAMTYFANSQLK
- a CDS encoding dihydrofolate reductase family protein, with amino-acid sequence MKKIIYYVASSLDGFIAGKNDDISKFILQGRGVEKYQSDLTKFDTVIMGRKTYEFGYQYGLKPGQPAYPNMEHHIFSNSLKIDNLSKVVKIEKIDTDRVNEIRQNAKTDIYLCGGGQFAGWLLENGLIDQLKLKLNPVVLGSGTKLFGTSSTNESWVLTDKESFSDGLQILTYDKKR
- a CDS encoding alpha/beta hydrolase-fold protein, translating into MEVLKITLFFIFIIKPISIIAQEKNEHFLIKTEYLVSLPNKYKNDVNQKFPVLIFLHGSRENSNLSKVKNDFLPLRFAKNRNLPLILVSPVNSYNKWSVDLLNKLLDDVIDKYNVDENRIYLSGHSLGAWGAWDWAQENPERFAAVAPISGCSRGDIKAPWKLRHLPIWVFHGENDENTNVNCNINTVKRINKYDGKTKITIYPDVGHDIWELPFAKNNLIEWLLYQSKTKNIPKRSQLDPNIYEKYTGRYTFVDNIKDTIQVIYMNNKLHLKLQDKNPISLSSESKTKFYVDPEPWAGIEFVIEDNLVIGLKLLEHKLKTYSKLNRHH
- a CDS encoding alpha/beta hydrolase; amino-acid sequence: MNKTQIYLIHGYTASKTSNWFPSFKKELQSANVEVTILDMPNSKAPQFYEWANYMEKSIPKYDENTIFIGHSLGCVTLLNYLNTNRLGAVKGLFLVSGFVEETPIPELSQFVQPKLDYDYINNLTQNRIALSAIDDDIVPYDYSKRMAKKLKATFILLDEGKHFIDRDNFIEFPLLVTEVKKLID